The Ancylobacter sp. WKF20 genome contains a region encoding:
- a CDS encoding histidine-type phosphatase produces the protein MRTLLALGFFLVAGAAFAGPLDPPGAGWTLKGTVVLSRHGMRAVTIAVRCGGVEKPGDCLDALGADRWPNPAVASGHLTDAGFARMRVMGDFYRRHYAQAGLFPPVECPPASRVAFISDGVERTLLSAGAVMDGMFPGCLLPNLDVRPALYKGPACGYEEAQARAASVALAGATPATLMRGEFARPLAALDTVLGPFRPEACAAHGVSAPCSLATLAAKGDGFDGLHIAAQTSEQFIMQYGASLAPDAIGWGRLPAATGAPLPAAIMEVNALHAASERIAFMPRYQAVKRGTPVLAPVLAALTELAAGRGPTFTYFSSHDTLMLALAGMLDLRWTPPGFHPYQLPPGGAFAFELWQPPTGELTLRLVYIVQSLDQLRSGAALAAQNPPAATPVEIGACGADPAGLCPWSRFAALAQAVSDPACLPPEK, from the coding sequence GTGAGAACGTTGCTGGCGCTGGGTTTCTTTCTGGTGGCCGGCGCGGCCTTCGCCGGCCCGCTCGACCCGCCCGGCGCGGGCTGGACGCTGAAGGGCACGGTGGTGCTGAGCCGCCATGGCATGCGCGCCGTCACCATCGCCGTGCGCTGCGGCGGGGTGGAAAAGCCCGGCGACTGCCTCGACGCGCTCGGCGCCGACCGCTGGCCGAACCCCGCCGTGGCCTCCGGCCATCTCACCGATGCCGGCTTCGCGCGGATGCGGGTGATGGGCGATTTCTACCGTCGTCATTACGCGCAGGCCGGCCTGTTTCCGCCGGTGGAATGCCCGCCAGCCTCCCGCGTCGCCTTCATCTCCGATGGCGTCGAGCGCACCCTGCTCAGCGCCGGCGCGGTGATGGACGGCATGTTCCCCGGCTGCCTGCTGCCGAACCTCGATGTGCGGCCCGCCCTCTATAAGGGGCCGGCCTGCGGCTATGAGGAGGCGCAGGCCCGTGCCGCCTCGGTCGCGCTGGCCGGGGCGACGCCGGCGACTTTGATGCGCGGGGAATTCGCCCGCCCGCTCGCCGCGCTCGACACTGTGCTCGGCCCGTTCCGGCCGGAAGCCTGCGCCGCCCATGGCGTGAGCGCCCCCTGTTCGCTGGCGACGCTCGCCGCAAAGGGTGATGGCTTTGACGGGCTGCACATCGCCGCGCAGACCTCCGAGCAGTTCATCATGCAATATGGCGCCAGCCTCGCGCCGGACGCGATCGGCTGGGGGCGCCTGCCGGCCGCCACCGGCGCGCCGCTCCCCGCAGCCATCATGGAAGTAAACGCCCTTCATGCCGCGAGTGAGCGCATCGCCTTCATGCCGCGCTATCAGGCGGTGAAGCGCGGCACGCCCGTGCTGGCGCCGGTGCTCGCCGCGCTGACCGAGCTGGCCGCGGGTCGGGGACCGACCTTCACCTATTTTTCGAGCCACGACACGCTGATGCTGGCGCTCGCCGGCATGCTGGACCTCAGATGGACGCCGCCGGGCTTCCACCCCTATCAGCTGCCGCCGGGCGGGGCCTTCGCCTTCGAGCTGTGGCAGCCGCCCACTGGCGAGCTGACGCTGCGCCTCGTCTATATCGTGCAGAGCCTCGATCAGCTCCGCAGCGGCGCCGCGCTCGCTGCGCAGAATCCGCCCGCCGCGACGCCGGTGGAGATCGGTGCGTGCGGTGCCGATCCGGCGGGCCTCTGCCCCTGGAGCCGCTTCGCCGCGCTAGCGCAGGCCGTGAGCGATCCCGCCTGCCTGCCGCCGGAGAAATAG
- a CDS encoding EamA family transporter: protein MSSSAAGTAAATPAGTPVAARPPLSAYGHLLAIYIVWGGAYFAVKICVSGPALVTVFQLQSVRMWGASLLLALVALIRCGPPRRLRPADLLICAASGSLMWVAGNGLATLASKHATSSFIVMAMGAIPLWSCLLELLIARQVPSLRVVTGLCLGLFGLFLVVSPTLVDAHSAIIEPGYGRLVVAILIAAGVSWSLGTIVQRPLMQRMATEWAATFQMLTAALVLTLFTGVESAPLPQSPSLPQWLALGFLIVFASVIGLTSYIRVLRAFTPTVATTFAYVNPIIGVLLGWIILGETLATVSLAGLAVVLASIAIVLSGRR, encoded by the coding sequence ATGTCGTCTTCTGCCGCCGGCACTGCTGCAGCCACTCCTGCAGGCACTCCTGTCGCCGCCCGCCCGCCGCTTTCCGCCTATGGCCATCTTCTGGCGATCTACATCGTCTGGGGCGGCGCCTATTTCGCGGTGAAGATCTGCGTCTCCGGGCCGGCGCTGGTCACCGTCTTCCAGCTTCAGTCGGTGCGCATGTGGGGCGCCTCGCTGCTGCTCGCGCTGGTGGCGCTCATCCGCTGCGGCCCGCCGCGCCGCCTGCGCCCCGCCGACCTGCTGATCTGCGCGGCGAGCGGCAGCCTCATGTGGGTGGCCGGCAACGGGCTGGCGACGCTCGCCTCCAAGCACGCGACATCAAGCTTCATCGTCATGGCGATGGGCGCGATCCCGCTCTGGAGCTGCCTCCTGGAACTGCTGATCGCCCGGCAAGTGCCGTCGCTGCGGGTGGTGACGGGCCTCTGCCTCGGCCTGTTCGGGCTGTTCCTCGTGGTCTCGCCGACATTGGTGGACGCCCACAGCGCCATCATCGAGCCGGGCTATGGCCGCCTTGTCGTGGCGATCCTGATCGCCGCCGGCGTGAGCTGGTCGCTGGGCACCATCGTGCAGCGCCCGTTGATGCAGCGCATGGCGACCGAATGGGCCGCCACCTTCCAGATGCTGACGGCGGCGCTGGTGCTGACGCTGTTCACCGGCGTCGAATCCGCGCCGCTGCCGCAGTCGCCGAGCCTGCCGCAATGGCTGGCGCTCGGCTTTCTCATCGTCTTCGCCTCGGTGATCGGCCTCACCTCCTATATCCGGGTGCTGCGCGCCTTCACCCCGACGGTGGCGACCACCTTCGCCTATGTGAACCCGATCATCGGCGTGCTGCTCGGCTGGATCATCCTCGGCGAGACGCTGGCCACGGTGTCGCTGGCCGGCCTCGCCGTGGTGCTCGCCAGCATCGCCATCGTGCTGAGCGGGCGGCGCTGA
- a CDS encoding ABC transporter ATP-binding protein gives MLKAFFSYYRPHTRLFLIDFGCAVLSGVLELGFPIAMKGFVDVLLPQADLQLIVLAAIALLAIFLLNSGLMAVVTYWGHVLGINIETEMRERAFAHLQKLSFRFYDNFKTGHLLARVTKDLEEIGEIAHHGPEDLFIAVMTFIGAFVLMLWVHPQLALLTALIVPLTALIVARYGGRMTQNWQAQFGRVGDFNVRLEENIGGIRVVQAFGNEAYERRLFAGDNVRYKDTKLDAYRIMAASQALNYMAMRFVQLTVMLAGSWFVVHGTLSIGGFVGFLLLVSVFYRPLDKIAAMMESYPKGIAGFRRYQELLATEPDVADRPHARAVGHLRGDIVFEGVRFGYTPERAILSGIDLEISAGETVAFVGPSGAGKTTLLSLLPRFYEVDDGRIRIDGTDIRDMTLASLRRNIGIVQQDVFLFGGTIRENIAYGRLDADEDDIRQAASRARLDGLIDELPEGLDTVVGERGVKLSGGQKQRLAIARIFLKDPPILILDEATSALDTHTEREIQRSLDELARGRTTLVIAHRLATIQNADRIVVVTPEGIAEQGPHEVLLARGGIYARLYNAQFGADPSMDA, from the coding sequence ATGCTGAAGGCGTTCTTTTCCTATTACCGGCCGCATACGCGGCTGTTCCTCATTGATTTCGGCTGCGCCGTGCTGTCCGGCGTGCTGGAACTCGGCTTCCCGATCGCGATGAAGGGTTTCGTCGATGTCCTGCTACCGCAGGCCGACCTGCAGCTCATCGTTCTCGCCGCCATCGCGCTCCTCGCCATCTTCCTGCTCAACAGTGGTCTGATGGCGGTGGTGACCTATTGGGGCCACGTGCTCGGCATCAATATCGAGACCGAGATGCGCGAGCGCGCCTTCGCGCATCTGCAGAAGCTGTCCTTCCGCTTCTACGACAATTTCAAGACCGGCCACCTGCTCGCCCGCGTGACCAAGGATCTGGAGGAGATCGGCGAGATCGCCCATCACGGGCCGGAGGATCTGTTCATCGCGGTGATGACCTTCATCGGCGCCTTTGTGCTGATGCTCTGGGTTCACCCGCAACTGGCGCTCCTCACTGCACTGATCGTCCCCCTCACTGCACTCATCGTCGCCCGCTACGGCGGCCGCATGACCCAGAACTGGCAGGCGCAGTTCGGCCGGGTCGGCGATTTCAATGTGCGGCTGGAGGAGAATATCGGCGGCATCCGCGTGGTGCAGGCCTTCGGCAATGAGGCCTATGAGCGGCGGCTCTTCGCGGGCGACAATGTGAGGTATAAAGATACCAAACTCGACGCCTACCGCATCATGGCCGCCAGTCAGGCGCTCAACTATATGGCGATGCGCTTCGTCCAGCTCACGGTGATGCTGGCGGGGAGTTGGTTCGTCGTGCACGGCACGCTAAGTATCGGCGGTTTCGTCGGTTTTCTCCTTCTGGTCTCGGTCTTCTACCGGCCGCTCGACAAGATCGCGGCGATGATGGAGAGCTACCCGAAGGGCATTGCCGGCTTTCGCCGCTATCAGGAGTTGCTGGCGACCGAGCCGGATGTCGCCGACCGGCCCCATGCGCGGGCGGTGGGCCATCTGCGCGGCGACATTGTCTTTGAAGGCGTGCGCTTCGGCTACACGCCGGAGCGGGCGATCCTCAGCGGCATCGACCTTGAGATAAGCGCCGGGGAAACTGTCGCTTTTGTCGGGCCCTCCGGCGCCGGCAAGACCACGCTCCTCTCCCTCCTGCCGCGCTTCTATGAGGTGGATGACGGTCGGATCCGTATCGACGGTACGGATATACGGGACATGACGCTCGCCTCGCTGCGGCGGAACATCGGCATCGTGCAGCAGGACGTGTTCCTGTTCGGCGGCACCATCCGCGAGAACATCGCCTATGGCCGGCTCGACGCCGATGAGGACGACATCCGCCAGGCGGCCAGCCGGGCGCGGCTGGACGGGCTGATTGATGAGCTGCCGGAAGGGCTTGATACCGTCGTCGGCGAGCGCGGCGTCAAGCTCTCCGGCGGCCAGAAGCAGCGCCTCGCTATCGCCCGTATCTTCCTGAAGGACCCGCCCATCCTCATTCTCGACGAGGCGACCTCGGCGCTGGACACCCACACCGAGCGCGAGATCCAGCGCTCGCTCGACGAGCTGGCGCGCGGGCGCACCACGTTGGTCATCGCGCACCGCCTCGCCACCATCCAGAATGCCGACCGCATCGTCGTGGTCACCCCCGAGGGCATTGCCGAGCAGGGGCCGCATGAAGTGCTGCTGGCGCGCGGGGGGATTTATGCGCGTCTCTATAACGCCCAGTTCGGCGCCGACCCGTCGATGGATGCCTGA